A stretch of the Sporichthya brevicatena genome encodes the following:
- the purE gene encoding 5-(carboxyamino)imidazole ribonucleotide mutase: MADAAPVVGIVMGSDSDWPVMEAAAGALSQFDVPYEADVVSAHRMPAEMLAYGQNAADRGLQVIIAGAGGAAHLPGMLASVTPLPVIGVPVPLKHLDGLDSLLSIVQMPAGVPVATVAVGAARNAGLLAVRMLALGDSELQAKMRQFQADLNAEARAKGAAVRGRKL; this comes from the coding sequence ATGGCTGACGCGGCACCCGTCGTCGGGATCGTCATGGGCAGCGACTCGGACTGGCCCGTCATGGAGGCGGCCGCCGGGGCGCTGAGCCAGTTCGACGTGCCTTACGAGGCCGATGTCGTCTCCGCCCACCGGATGCCGGCGGAGATGCTGGCCTACGGCCAGAACGCCGCCGATCGCGGCCTGCAGGTGATCATCGCCGGCGCCGGGGGAGCGGCCCACCTGCCCGGCATGCTCGCGTCCGTGACGCCGCTGCCGGTCATCGGCGTCCCGGTCCCGCTCAAGCACCTCGACGGGCTCGACTCGCTGCTCTCGATCGTCCAGATGCCCGCCGGGGTGCCGGTCGCGACGGTCGCCGTCGGCGCCGCCCGCAACGCCGGCCTCCTCGCGGTCCGGATGCTCGCCCTCGGCGACTCGGAGCTGCAGGCGAAGATGCGCCAGTTCCAGGCCGACCTCAACGCGGAGGCCAGGGCCAAGGGCGCGGCGGTGCGCGGCCGGAAGCTCTGA
- the dapD gene encoding 2,3,4,5-tetrahydropyridine-2,6-dicarboxylate N-succinyltransferase, with amino-acid sequence MTDIPAFSTSGAWGHGLATVLESDGRILDTWYPAPALGAPDGSAPPPELVALAGKDDRRGVRLEVVTTVIGSLADAPVDASDVYLRLHLLSHRLTRPHTVSLEGQFGHLANVVWTNYGPCAPDDFETTRMRLRGSGPVQVFGVDKFPRMTDYVVPSGVRIADADRVRLGAHLAPGTTVMHEGFVNFNAGTLGTSMVEGRISAGVVVEDGADVGGGASIMGTLSGGGKTVITVGKGALLGANSGLGIPLGDGSVVEAGCYVTAGTKVALPDGTVVAARTLANEPNLLFRRNSVTGAVEALARTGEWGGLNAALHAND; translated from the coding sequence GTGACCGACATTCCCGCCTTCAGCACCTCTGGCGCCTGGGGCCACGGCCTCGCGACCGTCCTCGAGTCCGACGGCCGGATCCTCGACACCTGGTACCCCGCGCCCGCGCTCGGCGCCCCGGACGGCTCGGCGCCTCCGCCCGAGCTCGTCGCGCTCGCGGGCAAGGACGACCGCCGCGGCGTCCGGCTGGAGGTCGTCACGACGGTCATCGGCTCGCTCGCCGACGCTCCCGTCGACGCGTCCGACGTCTACCTGCGCCTGCACCTGCTCTCGCACCGGCTGACCCGGCCGCACACCGTCAGCCTCGAGGGGCAGTTCGGTCACCTGGCGAACGTCGTCTGGACGAACTACGGCCCCTGCGCCCCGGACGACTTCGAGACCACCCGGATGCGCCTGCGCGGCAGCGGTCCGGTCCAGGTCTTCGGGGTCGACAAGTTCCCGCGGATGACGGACTACGTCGTCCCCTCCGGCGTCCGGATCGCCGACGCCGACCGGGTCCGCCTCGGCGCGCACCTGGCGCCCGGGACGACCGTCATGCACGAGGGCTTCGTGAACTTCAACGCCGGGACGCTGGGCACCTCGATGGTCGAGGGCCGGATCTCGGCCGGTGTGGTCGTCGAGGACGGCGCGGACGTCGGCGGCGGCGCCTCGATCATGGGCACGCTCTCCGGCGGCGGGAAGACCGTCATCACCGTCGGCAAGGGCGCCCTGCTCGGGGCCAACTCCGGTCTCGGCATCCCGCTCGGCGACGGCAGCGTCGTCGAGGCCGGTTGCTACGTCACCGCCGGCACCAAGGTGGCCCTCCCGGACGGGACGGTCGTCGCCGCCCGGACGCTGGCGAACGAGCCCAACCTGCTGTTCCGGCGCAACAGCGTCACCGGCGCCGTCGAGGCGCTGGCCCGCACCGGCGAGTGGGGCGGGCTGAACGCCGCCCTGCATGCCAACGACTAG
- a CDS encoding 5-(carboxyamino)imidazole ribonucleotide synthase, whose product MVSRVSRPVVGMVGGGQLARMTAQAAIALDVRLRVLAASPEESAAQIAADVVIGDHDDLDTLRAFAAGCDVITFDHEHVPTDHLRALEADGVAVRPGADALVHAQDKLAMRERLTGIGVPCPDWALVTTAGELAEFGDRIGWPVVVKTPRGGYDGRGVRVVATAAEAADWLERGPLLAEARVDYTRELAVQVARSPHGQAAVYPVVETVQRNGICREVLAPAAIDEDHALAAQRAALAIAAELKTVGMLAVEMFDTPAGVLVNELAMRPHNSGHWTIEGATTSQFEQHLRAVLDLPLGEVAMTAPAAVMANVLGSDDPERFGDLYGGYLHCLAHDPGLHIHNYGKTVVPGRKVGHVTVTGADPDDLLERARHAAAFLRGEIDG is encoded by the coding sequence ATGGTGTCGAGGGTGAGCCGCCCGGTCGTCGGCATGGTCGGCGGCGGGCAGCTGGCCCGGATGACCGCCCAGGCCGCGATCGCACTCGACGTCCGCCTGCGGGTCCTGGCCGCCTCCCCGGAGGAGAGCGCCGCGCAGATCGCGGCCGACGTCGTGATCGGCGACCATGACGACCTCGACACCCTCCGGGCGTTCGCGGCGGGCTGCGACGTGATCACCTTCGACCACGAGCACGTCCCGACCGACCACCTGCGCGCGCTGGAGGCCGACGGGGTGGCGGTCCGCCCCGGCGCGGACGCGCTCGTCCACGCGCAGGACAAGCTCGCCATGCGGGAGCGCCTGACCGGCATCGGCGTCCCCTGCCCGGACTGGGCCCTGGTCACCACGGCGGGCGAGCTCGCCGAGTTCGGCGACCGCATCGGCTGGCCGGTCGTCGTGAAGACCCCGCGCGGCGGTTACGACGGCCGCGGCGTCCGCGTGGTCGCGACGGCGGCCGAGGCGGCGGACTGGCTCGAGCGGGGCCCGCTCCTGGCCGAGGCCCGGGTCGACTACACCCGCGAGCTCGCCGTCCAGGTCGCCCGGAGCCCGCACGGGCAGGCCGCGGTCTACCCGGTCGTCGAGACCGTGCAGCGCAACGGCATCTGCCGCGAGGTGCTCGCGCCGGCGGCGATCGACGAGGACCACGCCCTCGCGGCCCAGCGGGCCGCTCTGGCGATCGCCGCCGAGCTCAAGACCGTCGGGATGCTGGCCGTCGAGATGTTCGACACCCCCGCCGGCGTCCTGGTCAACGAACTCGCGATGCGCCCCCACAACAGCGGCCACTGGACGATCGAGGGCGCGACGACGAGCCAGTTCGAGCAGCACCTGCGGGCCGTGCTCGACCTCCCGCTCGGGGAGGTCGCGATGACCGCGCCCGCCGCGGTGATGGCGAACGTCCTCGGCTCCGACGACCCGGAGCGCTTCGGTGACCTCTATGGCGGCTACCTCCACTGCCTGGCCCACGACCCGGGCCTGCACATCCACAACTACGGCAAGACCGTGGTCCCGGGCCGCAAGGTCGGCCACGTGACCGTCACCGGCGCCGACCCCGACGACCTGCTCGAGCGTGCCCGGCACGCGGCGGCGTTCCTGCGAGGAGAGATCGATGGCTGA
- a CDS encoding class F sortase, protein MTLIALAVAATLACGGLMAIALGHGPTEATSSAPRPGTIFDQPVDSIPGPDEPLIAPASFAPAATELAPLSRSEPTHLRISRVGIDTDLMTLGLNPDGSIEVPPDDAGAPAGWYRNLASPGEKGPAVILGHLDSPTDKGVFFNLGALRAGDVVVVDRKDGSRVTFTVDMVAAFSRDAFPTAGVYGATDHPGLRLVTCGGRFSRDRGYEDSVIVFASLTDTYVPVRSSWWR, encoded by the coding sequence GTGACACTGATCGCGCTCGCCGTCGCCGCCACGCTGGCCTGCGGCGGGCTGATGGCGATCGCGCTCGGCCACGGTCCGACGGAGGCGACCTCGTCCGCACCCCGGCCCGGGACGATTTTCGACCAGCCGGTCGACTCGATCCCGGGCCCGGACGAGCCGCTGATCGCGCCGGCCTCGTTCGCCCCGGCGGCAACCGAACTGGCGCCGCTGAGCCGGTCCGAGCCCACCCATCTGCGGATCTCGCGCGTGGGGATCGACACCGACCTGATGACCCTGGGCCTGAACCCCGACGGCTCGATCGAGGTCCCGCCGGACGACGCCGGCGCACCCGCGGGCTGGTACCGCAACCTGGCCAGCCCGGGCGAGAAGGGGCCGGCGGTGATCCTCGGCCACCTGGACTCCCCCACCGACAAGGGCGTGTTCTTCAACCTGGGGGCGCTGCGGGCGGGCGACGTCGTGGTCGTCGACCGCAAGGACGGCAGCCGCGTCACGTTCACCGTCGACATGGTCGCCGCGTTCTCCCGCGACGCCTTCCCGACCGCGGGCGTCTACGGCGCGACGGACCACCCGGGCCTGCGCCTGGTGACCTGCGGGGGGCGTTTCTCGCGGGACCGGGGCTACGAGGACAGCGTCATCGTCTTCGCGTCGCTGACCGACACGTACGTCCCGGTCCGGTCCTCCTGGTGGCGATGA
- a CDS encoding TIGR00730 family Rossman fold protein, with translation MARICVYCASSEAIAPHYVDLAGEVGAVLAARGHALVSGGGSISAMGALARAARAGGAHTTGVIPQALLEWEVADHDADELVVTPDMRTRKGEMDDRSDAFLVLPGGIGTLEELLEIWVARTLRMHDRPVVVLDPDGLYDPLREQIRVLVDRGFMRPASAELLRWTTSVPAAFAAIESELATPAPAAAVDPAEILEAEP, from the coding sequence GTGGCTCGGATCTGCGTCTACTGCGCCTCCAGCGAGGCGATCGCGCCGCACTACGTCGACCTCGCGGGTGAGGTCGGCGCGGTGCTCGCTGCCCGCGGGCACGCCCTCGTCTCCGGCGGCGGCTCGATCTCCGCGATGGGCGCGCTCGCCCGCGCCGCCCGCGCCGGGGGAGCCCACACGACCGGCGTGATTCCCCAGGCCCTGCTGGAGTGGGAGGTCGCCGACCACGACGCCGACGAGCTCGTCGTCACCCCCGACATGCGCACCCGCAAGGGGGAGATGGACGACCGCTCGGACGCGTTCCTCGTCCTCCCCGGCGGGATCGGCACCCTCGAGGAGCTGCTGGAGATCTGGGTCGCCCGCACGCTGCGGATGCACGACCGGCCCGTGGTCGTCCTCGACCCCGACGGGCTCTACGACCCGCTCCGGGAACAGATCCGCGTCCTCGTCGACCGCGGGTTCATGCGCCCCGCCTCCGCGGAACTGCTCCGCTGGACGACCTCGGTCCCCGCGGCCTTCGCCGCGATCGAGTCCGAGCTGGCGACCCCGGCCCCCGCGGCCGCCGTCGACCCGGCCGAAATCCTCGAGGCCGAGCCCTAG
- a CDS encoding C40 family peptidase: MSLFTHAAGVTLAVALTAPAAAVAPGLGGLTEAHATSTAPTVSTAESATVPPTRASRAQQRAEFGKRTVRVASRYRGVPYRSGGTTPRGFDCSGYTRFVLDKLGRNLPRTSQQQYKKAQRIKKPKRGDLIFFHSSSGRVYHVAIYAGNNRIWHAPRPGDHVKREKIWTKRWTAGRYF; encoded by the coding sequence ATGTCTCTGTTCACCCACGCGGCCGGGGTCACCCTGGCTGTGGCTCTCACCGCGCCTGCCGCTGCGGTCGCCCCCGGTCTGGGCGGCCTCACCGAGGCCCACGCCACCTCGACGGCTCCGACCGTCTCCACTGCCGAAAGCGCCACCGTTCCACCCACCCGGGCCAGCCGCGCTCAGCAGCGCGCCGAGTTCGGCAAACGCACCGTCAGAGTCGCCTCCCGCTACCGGGGAGTGCCCTACCGCAGCGGCGGCACCACCCCGCGCGGCTTCGACTGCTCGGGCTACACCCGCTTCGTCCTCGACAAGTTGGGACGGAACCTGCCGCGCACCTCGCAGCAGCAGTACAAGAAGGCGCAGCGCATCAAGAAGCCCAAGCGCGGCGACCTGATCTTCTTCCACTCCAGCAGCGGTCGCGTCTACCACGTCGCGATCTACGCCGGGAACAACCGCATCTGGCACGCACCGCGACCGGGCGACCACGTCAAGCGCGAGAAGATCTGGACCAAGCGCTGGACCGCGGGCCGTTACTTCTGA
- a CDS encoding transglutaminase family protein: MLKSREEFAAIVADPAGSLARACLLMACEADPDLDVDAALGRLDALAEIVGAGLPGEARPAALGRHLRATLGGDAGFGGSQADYDDLRSSLLNEVLVRRRGLPILLSTVWVEVSARLDVPAHGIGLPGHFVVGIGDPERAGEPAEGPDAPFVLVDPFAGGTAFPTASAYALLGHEPTARDLRPWDTPRTMLRILANVSTWARRADRLRTRLWALELSLLVPGCPAAVRREHGEALARAGDFAGAADQLEAYAIRVEEDHPLAAKTARQDARVARSRLN, translated from the coding sequence GTGTTGAAGTCGCGAGAGGAGTTCGCCGCGATCGTCGCCGACCCGGCGGGATCCCTTGCCCGCGCCTGCCTGCTGATGGCGTGTGAGGCGGATCCCGACCTCGACGTCGACGCCGCGCTCGGGCGACTCGACGCGCTCGCCGAGATCGTCGGCGCGGGCCTGCCCGGCGAGGCCCGCCCGGCGGCGCTGGGCCGGCATCTGCGCGCCACCCTCGGCGGGGACGCCGGCTTCGGGGGCTCCCAGGCCGACTACGACGACCTGCGCTCCTCGCTCCTGAACGAGGTCCTCGTGCGGCGGCGCGGCCTGCCGATCCTGCTCTCGACGGTGTGGGTCGAGGTCTCCGCGCGCCTGGACGTGCCCGCCCACGGGATCGGGCTGCCGGGGCACTTCGTCGTCGGCATCGGCGACCCGGAGCGCGCGGGCGAGCCGGCCGAGGGGCCGGACGCACCGTTCGTCCTCGTCGACCCGTTCGCGGGCGGGACGGCGTTCCCCACCGCGTCGGCCTACGCGCTCCTCGGACACGAACCGACCGCGCGGGACCTGCGCCCCTGGGACACCCCGCGCACGATGCTGCGGATCCTCGCGAACGTCTCGACCTGGGCCCGGCGCGCCGACCGGCTCCGGACCCGGCTGTGGGCGCTGGAGCTCTCGCTGCTGGTCCCGGGCTGCCCCGCCGCCGTCCGCCGCGAGCACGGCGAGGCCCTCGCCCGAGCCGGCGACTTCGCCGGGGCGGCCGATCAGCTCGAGGCGTACGCGATCCGCGTCGAGGAGGACCACCCGCTTGCCGCCAAGACGGCCCGTCAGGACGCCCGCGTCGCGCGGTCCCGGCTGAACTGA
- a CDS encoding TIGR00730 family Rossman fold protein: MSEANNTSRPPERHRGPVVLRRRFTQSGTTDQRLLDSSGPTDWVHTDPWRVMRIQSEFVEGFGLLAEIGPAITVFGSARTPRDHAEYELSRRLGYELAQAGYAVITGGGPGVMEGANRGCVEGGGTSVGLGIELPFEQGLNSYVDIGLDFRYFFVRKTMFVKYAQGFVFMPGGFGTLDELFEALVLVQTGKVTRFPVVLVGTDYWAGLVDWLKVRMVEAGKISPHDMDLIEVTDDVERVVEIMKDADEQRRRQEIEAMDALADDIRAGQARAAHPYP; the protein is encoded by the coding sequence ATGAGCGAGGCGAACAACACATCGCGACCGCCGGAGCGACACCGCGGACCGGTGGTCCTGCGCCGGCGTTTCACCCAGTCCGGGACGACGGATCAGCGCCTGCTCGACAGTTCCGGTCCCACCGACTGGGTGCACACCGACCCGTGGCGTGTGATGCGCATTCAGTCCGAGTTCGTCGAGGGCTTCGGCCTGCTCGCCGAGATCGGCCCGGCCATCACCGTGTTCGGGTCCGCGCGCACGCCCCGCGACCACGCGGAGTACGAGCTGTCCCGCCGGCTCGGGTACGAGCTCGCGCAGGCCGGCTACGCGGTCATCACCGGCGGTGGGCCGGGTGTCATGGAGGGCGCGAACCGCGGCTGCGTCGAGGGCGGCGGCACGTCGGTCGGCCTCGGCATCGAGCTGCCGTTCGAGCAGGGGCTGAACTCCTACGTCGACATCGGCCTCGACTTCCGGTACTTCTTCGTCCGCAAGACGATGTTCGTGAAGTACGCGCAGGGCTTCGTCTTCATGCCCGGCGGTTTCGGCACGCTCGACGAACTCTTCGAGGCGCTCGTCCTCGTGCAGACCGGCAAGGTCACCCGGTTCCCGGTGGTGCTCGTCGGCACCGACTACTGGGCCGGCCTGGTCGACTGGCTCAAGGTCCGCATGGTGGAGGCCGGGAAGATCTCGCCCCACGACATGGACCTGATCGAGGTCACCGACGACGTCGAGCGCGTCGTCGAGATCATGAAGGACGCGGACGAGCAGCGGCGCCGTCAGGAGATCGAGGCGATGGACGCCCTCGCCGACGACATCCGGGCGGGCCAGGCCCGGGCGGCGCACCCCTATCCCTGA
- the dapE gene encoding succinyl-diaminopimelate desuccinylase encodes MARDPGADLDLSTDVVTLTGDLIDRPSVSGTEGPLADAVERALRACGHLTVDRDGDAVVARTNAGRAERVVIAGHLDTVPEAGNLAARFEGERLYGLGACDMKGGLAVGLRLAATLTDPARDVTYVFYDNEEVAAELNGLGRLARTHPDWLAADFAVLMEPSNAGVEAGCQGTLRVEVTTQGKRAHSARSWKGENAIHAAGEILARLSAYTPRRPVIDGLEYREGLSAVGIRGGIAGNVIPDECVVTVNYRFAPDRSGAEALEHVREVLAGWEVVCTDLAPGALPGLSRPAAAAFLAVTGKPPAPKFGWTDVARFSELGVPAVNFGPGDPSLAHSRDEFVPVAEVRECEEKLRAWLTA; translated from the coding sequence ATGGCGCGCGACCCGGGGGCGGACCTCGACCTCAGCACGGACGTGGTGACCCTGACCGGGGACCTCATCGACCGCCCGTCGGTCAGTGGGACCGAGGGTCCCCTCGCCGACGCCGTGGAACGGGCGCTGCGGGCCTGCGGCCACCTGACCGTGGACCGCGACGGGGACGCCGTCGTCGCCCGCACCAACGCCGGCCGGGCCGAGCGGGTCGTGATCGCCGGGCACCTGGACACGGTTCCCGAGGCGGGGAACCTCGCCGCCCGGTTCGAGGGCGAGCGCCTCTACGGCCTCGGCGCCTGCGACATGAAGGGCGGCCTCGCGGTCGGGCTGCGCCTCGCGGCGACGTTGACCGACCCCGCGCGGGACGTCACCTACGTCTTCTACGACAACGAGGAGGTGGCCGCTGAGCTCAACGGGCTGGGCCGCCTCGCCCGCACCCACCCGGACTGGCTCGCCGCGGACTTCGCGGTGCTCATGGAGCCGTCGAACGCCGGGGTCGAGGCCGGGTGCCAGGGGACGTTGCGCGTCGAGGTGACGACCCAGGGCAAACGGGCGCACAGCGCGCGGTCGTGGAAGGGCGAGAACGCGATCCACGCCGCGGGGGAGATCCTGGCGCGGCTGTCGGCGTACACGCCGCGGCGTCCGGTCATCGACGGACTGGAGTACCGCGAGGGCCTGTCCGCGGTCGGCATCCGCGGCGGCATCGCGGGCAACGTCATCCCCGACGAGTGCGTCGTGACGGTGAACTACCGCTTCGCGCCCGACCGCTCCGGCGCGGAGGCCCTCGAGCACGTGCGCGAGGTCCTCGCCGGGTGGGAGGTCGTGTGCACGGACCTCGCTCCCGGCGCGCTGCCCGGTCTGTCGCGTCCGGCGGCGGCGGCGTTCCTCGCCGTCACCGGCAAGCCACCGGCGCCGAAGTTCGGCTGGACGGACGTCGCCCGCTTCTCCGAGCTGGGGGTCCCGGCCGTGAACTTCGGTCCGGGCGACCCGAGCCTGGCGCACTCCCGCGACGAGTTCGTTCCCGTCGCGGAAGTGCGCGAGTGCGAGGAGAAACTCCGCGCGTGGCTCACGGCCTGA
- a CDS encoding GtrA family protein gives MNSARGLARSLYARVEHLLHEIAKFGIVGAIAFVVDVGTFNLLRNGVMDDKPLTAKIVSTVLATTVAFAGNRQWTFKHRERSNLHREYVLFFGLNGVALLIALACLGVSHYLLNFTSPLADNISANIVGMALGTLFRFWSYRKFVFTAPVTRDTPADEPEPLAA, from the coding sequence GTGAACTCTGCTCGTGGTCTCGCGCGGTCCCTCTACGCCCGGGTCGAGCACCTGCTTCACGAGATCGCCAAGTTCGGCATCGTCGGCGCGATCGCGTTCGTCGTCGACGTCGGCACGTTCAACCTCCTGCGCAACGGCGTGATGGACGACAAGCCGCTCACGGCCAAGATCGTCTCGACCGTCCTCGCCACCACCGTCGCGTTCGCCGGTAACCGGCAGTGGACGTTCAAGCACCGCGAGCGCAGCAACCTCCACCGCGAGTACGTCCTGTTCTTCGGGCTGAACGGCGTCGCCCTGCTGATCGCCCTCGCCTGCCTCGGCGTCTCCCACTACCTGCTGAACTTCACCAGCCCGCTCGCGGACAACATCTCCGCGAACATCGTCGGCATGGCCCTCGGGACGCTGTTCCGCTTCTGGTCCTACCGGAAGTTCGTCTTCACCGCCCCGGTGACCCGCGACACCCCCGCCGACGAACCCGAGCCCCTCGCGGCCTGA
- a CDS encoding GNAT family N-acetyltransferase, translating into MSITAADVGSRVSVRRKLPDGGLGDVLGDLESWSDGVLTVRRKDGDLVRVAEVDLVAGKVVPARRVIARRHDLVPDADVEAVAALGWQGLETERLGGWLLRAAGGWTGRANSALPLGDPGLDPEAAIDAVVAWYAERGLTPQFQVPVPLAADLDDRLAARGWECPYGVGGIHLMTGDVAAVLEAAGPDREDLPPVTLSPAPSPGWLGVYRYREVPLPPVAIEVLTRATAPVFAEVVLDGRTVATGRGAIDAGWLGIFAMETTEAARRRGLARSVMLALIRHARTAGARHVYLQVSADNTAAVALYRSLGLTVHHHYHYRRAPMARTDDGEQC; encoded by the coding sequence ATGTCGATCACGGCCGCCGACGTCGGGTCGCGCGTCTCGGTGCGCCGCAAGCTGCCCGACGGAGGCCTCGGAGACGTCCTCGGTGACCTTGAGTCCTGGTCCGACGGGGTTCTGACTGTACGTCGCAAGGACGGGGACCTCGTCAGGGTGGCCGAGGTCGACCTCGTGGCGGGCAAGGTCGTCCCCGCGCGACGGGTGATCGCCCGCCGGCACGACCTGGTCCCCGACGCGGACGTCGAGGCCGTCGCCGCGCTCGGCTGGCAGGGCCTGGAGACCGAGCGCCTGGGCGGCTGGCTGCTGCGCGCCGCCGGTGGCTGGACGGGACGCGCGAACTCCGCGCTCCCCCTCGGCGACCCCGGGCTCGACCCCGAGGCCGCGATCGACGCCGTCGTCGCCTGGTACGCCGAGCGCGGCCTGACGCCCCAGTTCCAGGTACCGGTCCCGCTCGCGGCCGACCTCGACGACCGGCTCGCCGCCCGCGGCTGGGAGTGCCCGTACGGGGTCGGCGGCATCCACCTGATGACCGGGGACGTCGCGGCGGTCCTGGAGGCCGCCGGCCCCGACCGGGAGGACCTGCCGCCGGTGACGCTGAGCCCTGCGCCGTCGCCGGGCTGGCTGGGCGTCTACCGCTACCGGGAGGTACCCCTGCCGCCCGTCGCGATCGAGGTGCTGACCCGCGCGACCGCGCCGGTGTTCGCGGAGGTCGTGCTCGACGGCCGGACGGTCGCGACCGGGCGGGGCGCGATCGACGCCGGCTGGCTCGGCATCTTCGCGATGGAGACGACGGAGGCCGCGCGGCGACGGGGCCTGGCCCGTTCTGTGATGCTGGCCTTGATCCGGCACGCCCGCACCGCCGGCGCCCGGCACGTGTACCTGCAGGTTTCGGCCGACAACACGGCCGCGGTCGCGTTGTACCGCAGTTTGGGCCTGACGGTGCATCACCATTACCACTACCGCCGCGCACCGATGGCGCGGACCGACGACGGGGAGCAGTGTTGA
- the dapC gene encoding succinyldiaminopimelate transaminase translates to MSLASRLPDFPWDRLLPAKEKAAGAPGGLVDLSVGTPVDSAPRVVQDALSAAADAPGYPLTAGTAQLRETIATFLTERFGVVGLAPTAVLPTIGSKELVAWLPTLLGLGVGDVVAHPELAYPTYDVGARLAGATPVTAEDPQTLAAAESVGPVRLLWVNSPANPTGRVLGPERLRELVSWGRERGVVLASDECYAEFGWDTEPVSVLHPDICGGSHEGLLVVHSMSKRSNLAGYRGAFVAGDAALVAALLEVRKHAGMIVPAPVQAAMVAGLSDPAHVAEQRERYATRRSALRAALEDAGFTIEHSEAGLYLWSTRGENCWTTVDWLAERGILVAPGDFYGPAGAAHVRVALTATDERIAAAVERLSPGR, encoded by the coding sequence ATGAGCCTCGCGTCCCGCCTGCCGGACTTTCCGTGGGACCGGCTCCTGCCGGCGAAGGAGAAGGCCGCCGGTGCCCCCGGCGGCCTCGTCGACCTGTCCGTGGGCACGCCGGTGGACTCGGCGCCCCGGGTCGTCCAGGACGCGCTGAGCGCGGCCGCTGACGCTCCGGGCTACCCGCTGACCGCGGGCACGGCGCAGCTGCGCGAGACGATCGCGACGTTCCTCACCGAGCGGTTCGGGGTGGTCGGGCTCGCCCCGACCGCCGTCCTGCCGACGATCGGCTCCAAGGAGCTGGTCGCCTGGCTCCCGACGCTGCTCGGGCTCGGCGTGGGCGACGTCGTCGCGCATCCCGAGCTCGCGTACCCGACCTACGACGTCGGCGCCCGCCTGGCCGGGGCGACGCCGGTGACGGCCGAGGACCCGCAGACCCTGGCCGCGGCCGAGTCCGTGGGCCCGGTGCGGCTGCTCTGGGTCAACTCCCCGGCGAACCCCACGGGCCGCGTGCTGGGCCCGGAGCGGCTCCGGGAGCTCGTCTCCTGGGGCCGGGAGCGGGGCGTCGTCCTCGCCTCCGACGAGTGCTACGCCGAGTTCGGCTGGGACACCGAGCCGGTCTCCGTCCTGCACCCGGACATCTGCGGCGGGTCCCACGAGGGGCTGCTGGTCGTCCACTCGATGTCGAAGCGCTCCAACCTGGCCGGCTACCGGGGCGCGTTCGTGGCCGGGGACGCGGCGCTGGTCGCTGCGCTGCTGGAGGTGCGCAAGCACGCCGGGATGATCGTCCCCGCCCCGGTCCAGGCGGCGATGGTCGCCGGCCTGTCCGACCCGGCCCACGTCGCCGAGCAGCGCGAGCGCTACGCGACCCGCCGGAGCGCCCTGCGCGCCGCCCTGGAGGACGCCGGGTTCACGATCGAGCACTCCGAGGCCGGGCTCTACCTGTGGTCCACCCGCGGCGAGAACTGCTGGACCACCGTCGACTGGCTCGCCGAGCGCGGCATCCTCGTCGCTCCGGGCGACTTCTACGGCCCCGCCGGCGCCGCCCACGTCCGCGTCGCTCTCACGGCGACCGACGAGCGCATCGCGGCCGCCGTGGAGCGCCTCAGCCCAGGGCGATGA
- the fdxA gene encoding ferredoxin: protein MTYVIAQPCVDLKDKACIEECPVDCIYEGARMMYIHPDECVDCGACEPVCPVEAIYYEDDTPDQWKDFYKAGTEFFSDLGSPGGAAKLGNTGKDHPMVAALPPQEHDH, encoded by the coding sequence GTGACGTACGTGATCGCGCAGCCCTGCGTCGACCTGAAGGACAAGGCCTGCATCGAGGAGTGCCCGGTCGACTGCATTTACGAGGGCGCTCGGATGATGTACATCCACCCCGACGAGTGCGTGGACTGCGGTGCCTGTGAGCCGGTGTGCCCCGTGGAGGCCATCTACTACGAGGACGACACCCCGGACCAGTGGAAGGACTTCTACAAGGCCGGGACGGAGTTCTTCTCCGACCTGGGTTCCCCCGGTGGCGCCGCCAAGCTCGGCAACACCGGTAAGGACCACCCCATGGTCGCGGCCCTCCCCCCGCAGGAGCACGACCACTGA